The following proteins are encoded in a genomic region of Liolophura sinensis isolate JHLJ2023 chromosome 7, CUHK_Ljap_v2, whole genome shotgun sequence:
- the LOC135470841 gene encoding uncharacterized protein LOC135470841 — SSRTESGVDWDSGLTAPPLDTLYRFHIFFSHSPVDKPWVEDIAEKLRSAPLEYRCCYSNDTDKAGINFLQSLLCAAILSEIVVIVLTPSYVTGTWFDFQETMTHLTKLSLHKQRMLIVLLEDCEIPEPLQHLGFLDAQDPDFVRSLVLAIHSGQLPRSSDSISSDMSSILSPRASLANGQLLWTVTAKIKGRCRASLVFDTEEVPTPLRCHGINLSYADFVDILHSVSNFDNLPQQLSWIFTLKPVLLLLGVSGIWVLSLILVIVLLIDAPKASALPVRLTVFLFPLLLVVFGYSLRWKRRTKQTEFSMQMFNSCVLVNQQLHETGRPLIITSARTETDTFHIYFLHFSVGECMNEVQRFLHQLSEEQTTKVTSMNETTFLDIDLLQQQTLAERLTTMLAAAYSLQLLFKLIPKAEQSGHVVHYQCLCHFVKNFITEYIRTSGECKDSGISREMLTRYINCAMRRCSTRTVQELLTTSVATV, encoded by the exons TCTAGCCGCACAGAGAGCGGCGTGGACTGGGACAGCGGCCTCACCGCCCCACCTTTGGACACGTTGTATCGTTTTCATATCTTTTTTTCGCACAGCCCAGTCGATAAGCCTTGGGTGGAAGACATAGCAGAAAAGCTGAGGTCCGCGCCACTGGAATATCGGTGTTGCTATAGCAACGACACTGATAAGGCTGGGATTAATTTCTTACAGAGTCTTCTGTGTGCGGCAATTCTCAGTGAAATAGTTGTGATAGTTCTCACGCCAAGTTACGTGACAGGCACGTGGTTTGATTTCCAAGAGACGATGACACACCTCACAAAGTTAAGTTTGCACAAACAACGAATGCTCATTGTCCTTCTAGAAGATTGTGAAATACCTGAGCCTTTGCAGCACCTTGGCTTCTTGGACGCCCAAGATCCTGACTTTGTCCGAAGTTTGGTTCTGGCCATCCACAGTG GTCAACTACCACGGAGCAGTGATTCCATCAGCAGCGACATGTCGTCAATACTATCTCCAAGAGCCA GTTTGGCAAATGGACAACTACTTTGGACAGTGACGGCAAAGATCAAAGGAAGATGTCGAGCGTCATTGGTCTTTGACACGGAAGAGGTTCCAACGCCGttacgttgccatggtattAAC TTAAGCTACGCTGACTTCGTGGACATTCTACACAGTGTGTCAAATTTTGACAACCTGCCCCAGCAGCTCTCCTGGATCTTCACCCTCAAGCCGGTGCTTCTTCTGCTCGGGGTGAGCGGTATCTGGGTCCTGTCTCTCATACTCGTCATTGTCCTCCTCATTGATGCTCCCAAAGCCA gcGCTCTTCCCGTCCGTCTGACGGTGTTTCTCTTCCCCCTTCTGTTGGTTGTGTTTGGTTACAGTCTGCGCTGGAAGAGAAGAACCAAACAAACAGAG TTTTCCATGCAAATGTTCAACAGTTGCGTTCTGGTGAATCAACAGCTACACGAGACAGGACGACCTCTCATTATCACGTCAGCCCGCACTGAGACAGACACGTTCCAT ATATACTTCCTTCATTTCAGCGTTGGAGAATGTATG AATGAAGTTCAACGTTTCCTACACCAACTGTCAGAAGAACAAACAACGAAAGTTACATCGATGAATGAGACGACATTTTTAGACATAGATTTGTTGCAACAG CAAACGTTAGCCGAACGCCTGACAACAATGTTAGCGGCAGCGTACAGCCTACAGTTACTGTTCAAACTGATACCAAAAGCAGAGCAAAGCGGCCATGTTGTTCACTATCAATGCCTGTGCCACTTCGTGAAAAATTTCATCACGGAATATATCCGAACATCAGGAGAGTGCAAAGACAGTGGGATATCCAGGGAAATGCTGACGAGGTATATCAACTGTGCAATGCGCAGGTGCAGCACGCGCACGGTCCAAGAGCTATTGACTACCTCGGTAGCAACTGTGTGA